From the genome of Muricauda sp. SCSIO 64092, one region includes:
- a CDS encoding phenylacetate--CoA ligase family protein, translating into MSKTSKQIVQEFSLQKIGKNGCGQQLRPSKYKGMMNFATYLYLLRYSIVKKGALTAYKNAMARQQLPTSELNEITWGKTLRLLAYAYDNVPWYTKKFKTIGLHPKDIARPEHFNQVPIVTRDDLMNNFDHFVSTKVNPLSVKVSYTKGSSGEPLKVGMGKFGSAEIRKWQMYSWWGINPWDNVASLQQGVPGTGWEKLVLNVLGWPKKAIWLDPNQINKKGIQDFIKKCGRIRPKLIRGDVGALDAIADFIIDNNLKFPPPKVIWATAAALTKKQEDKMNAAFGAPVCDQYGCSEINFIAAECPHKKGLHVFSDSVNLEILDEFDIPVEKGNYGRIILTNLDEYHFPLIRYENGDIGRWLRTMCTYGIGLPLLDRVKGRISDGIVLPDGTVLASEFLTTLFDDFTDSVKQFQIIQRKSGSILVNIVLKQNHIGMEKIEAIARHRLQRRIKNQVRLLIRNVGGIKNYGEKSGFIVKE; encoded by the coding sequence ATGAGCAAAACTTCAAAGCAGATAGTTCAAGAATTTTCCCTTCAGAAAATAGGAAAAAATGGTTGCGGGCAACAGCTGCGTCCCAGTAAATATAAGGGGATGATGAATTTTGCCACCTATCTATACCTCCTTAGATATTCCATAGTAAAAAAAGGGGCACTAACGGCCTATAAAAATGCCATGGCAAGACAGCAACTCCCTACAAGCGAACTTAATGAAATAACATGGGGAAAGACCTTGAGACTTTTGGCGTATGCTTACGACAATGTGCCATGGTACACCAAAAAATTCAAAACCATTGGATTGCATCCAAAAGATATTGCCAGACCAGAACATTTTAATCAGGTCCCTATTGTGACACGCGATGATTTAATGAACAATTTTGACCATTTTGTTTCGACCAAGGTAAATCCCTTATCAGTAAAAGTATCCTATACAAAGGGTAGTTCTGGAGAACCTTTGAAGGTTGGGATGGGGAAATTTGGGTCCGCCGAAATACGAAAATGGCAAATGTACTCTTGGTGGGGCATCAATCCATGGGACAATGTGGCTTCACTTCAACAAGGAGTACCTGGGACGGGTTGGGAAAAATTGGTTTTAAACGTTTTGGGATGGCCCAAAAAGGCAATTTGGCTCGACCCCAATCAAATCAACAAAAAAGGAATTCAGGATTTCATAAAAAAATGTGGAAGAATAAGGCCAAAATTGATCCGTGGCGATGTAGGGGCTTTGGATGCCATTGCAGATTTTATTATTGACAATAATTTGAAGTTTCCCCCTCCAAAAGTGATATGGGCCACTGCGGCCGCACTTACAAAAAAACAGGAAGACAAAATGAATGCTGCCTTTGGAGCGCCTGTCTGCGATCAGTATGGTTGTAGTGAGATAAATTTTATAGCAGCTGAATGCCCTCACAAAAAAGGACTTCACGTTTTTTCAGATTCGGTAAATCTGGAAATCTTGGATGAATTTGACATACCGGTTGAAAAAGGCAATTATGGGAGGATCATCCTCACCAATCTCGATGAATATCATTTTCCTTTGATTCGTTACGAGAATGGTGACATAGGAAGGTGGTTACGGACGATGTGTACGTATGGGATTGGTTTACCCCTCCTGGACCGGGTTAAAGGTAGGATTTCAGATGGTATCGTTTTGCCGGACGGAACCGTTTTGGCGAGTGAATTTCTGACTACCCTTTTTGATGATTTTACGGATAGTGTTAAGCAATTTCAGATTATACAAAGAAAAAGTGGTTCCATATTGGTCAATATTGTTTTGAAGCAAAATCATATTGGTATGGAAAAAATTGAGGCCATAGCCCGCCACCGCCTTCAAAGACGTATAAAAAATCAGGTAAGACTTCTTATTCGAAATGTTGGCGGGATAAAGAATTATGGGGAAAAGTCAGGATTTATCGTAAAGGAATGA
- a CDS encoding LytR/AlgR family response regulator transcription factor, whose product MIQELKAFIVENEVSYGGLAFVLQKYFPEINILGFTEDIEKAMDSIHTLKPDIVFLEIELKDGCGFQIIENLWTKSNFVITSNVDKYALKAISYDVIAYLLKPLKLEDLLLAVNKAKQKMRLAENRQFLENSKEGEEEDINILALPSMDKIELIEKRHIVYLKAEGRYTRFLLSCGLTKLASRNLGEFEKLLCPKTFFRTHHSYIVNLTQVQNINKAGGNYLELKVGESIPVAKRKLNSLNRFLKIK is encoded by the coding sequence ATGATACAAGAATTAAAGGCATTTATCGTAGAAAATGAAGTTTCGTATGGAGGATTGGCATTTGTGCTACAAAAATACTTTCCTGAAATCAACATACTCGGATTTACCGAAGACATTGAGAAGGCCATGGATTCGATCCATACCCTTAAACCGGATATCGTGTTCCTGGAGATTGAATTAAAGGATGGGTGCGGTTTTCAGATTATTGAAAACCTTTGGACAAAATCCAATTTTGTAATAACCTCCAATGTGGACAAATACGCATTGAAAGCAATATCCTATGATGTCATTGCTTATTTGTTAAAACCTTTGAAACTGGAGGATTTGCTGTTGGCGGTCAATAAAGCAAAACAAAAAATGAGGCTTGCAGAGAACAGGCAGTTTTTGGAAAACAGTAAGGAGGGTGAAGAAGAGGATATAAACATATTGGCCTTGCCCTCCATGGATAAGATTGAACTCATAGAAAAAAGGCATATTGTTTATTTAAAGGCGGAAGGGAGGTACACCCGGTTCCTGTTGAGTTGTGGACTGACCAAATTGGCAAGTAGAAATTTGGGGGAATTTGAAAAACTGCTATGTCCCAAAACATTTTTTAGGACGCACCACTCTTATATCGTTAACCTTACGCAAGTTCAAAACATCAACAAGGCGGGCGGAAATTATTTGGAATTAAAAGTGGGCGAATCCATACCCGTTGCCAAAAGAAAGCTAAACTCCCTTAATAGGTTCCTAAAGATAAAGTAG
- a CDS encoding UpxY family transcription antiterminator, which translates to MPWLVIYTKPRTELRVAEALKKMGIAVYCPVVQEIRQWSDRKKKITTPLFKSYVFVHLEAQQRNQVFKVPGVVNYLFWLGKPAEVRDEEIRAIKKWNENDEIDQWQVEDLSPGDRITISNGVFKNQEAFIKHIGKKRMRLLLPSLGYAINVRIREAVS; encoded by the coding sequence ATGCCCTGGTTGGTCATATATACCAAACCACGAACGGAGCTAAGGGTAGCAGAAGCTTTAAAAAAAATGGGCATAGCGGTGTATTGCCCTGTTGTGCAGGAAATACGTCAATGGAGCGATAGGAAAAAAAAGATAACGACCCCTTTGTTCAAGTCTTACGTCTTTGTCCATTTGGAAGCACAACAGCGCAATCAGGTGTTTAAGGTCCCCGGTGTTGTGAATTATCTCTTTTGGTTGGGAAAGCCAGCTGAGGTGCGTGATGAGGAAATCAGGGCCATAAAGAAATGGAATGAAAACGACGAAATTGACCAATGGCAGGTAGAAGACTTGTCTCCAGGGGACAGGATAACGATTTCCAATGGGGTTTTTAAAAATCAGGAAGCATTTATTAAACATATTGGTAAGAAACGCATGCGGTTACTTTTACCAAGTTTGGGATATGCCATAAACGTTCGGATCAGGGAAGCGGTGTCTTAA
- a CDS encoding GumC family protein, protein MKKNPDITYYDSDEDFIDLKDIFFQCKRYWPWFLTSIVLCLCIGFFYLGMVPITYKSIAKIKIMDDSKELGLSVDALSLLGNNPKISLGNEMEILKSYRLLSQIVKELDLDVRYYKKTNLRSSEIWPPPFTVTNYVSGFDEEREKQYRIRIEPFGFTVIDGKGDVFTIDGHYSMKSVPGLPFGIKLLEKEPIQKYQDMEFHVVLKPVKEAVIELSGELEVRTTDTHSEILYLVLVGESINRSEAILNTIIEKFNQDGVLDRQLVSKRTLDFMDERLFYLSRELDSIEIQKKEFKQSNDLSHITADAELILQKMNAADNEVFRTQTQISLCGLLKKTISDKGVHNLLPVNLGLGDSSINTLISEYNRLVLKREELIASAGDNNPLLVILSEQLGKVKLNIVTTLNTYQGQLEVSLTKLNQEKDHSNLMFSQIPEKEKVLRAIERRQDLKEKLFLLLLQKREEAAINLAITEPSIKIVDYGLTSIEPVSPNKKIVMAISAFCGAIIPLAMVFIRTFLNTKINDRLDLEKIAPGIPILGEVPYIEGKKKFGEFNDGSMLAESFMILAVNINYLLPKKDNSEGQVIYVTSTIQGEGKTTTAFNLSLAYAKMKKKVLLIGSDLRNPQLHTYFNVDKSITGLADYLHNPEMDWQECVHEMYDENKDHKVCFGGIILPNAPEVLSRNAFARFIAAVKNEFEYIIVDTAPTILVTDTFLISKYADVTIYLTRVGFTDKRLLGFSQDLNRSQKLPNMTYLINDVIGNKSYRYNNYGYGYNSGNTTKSWYRRILKSVGAIT, encoded by the coding sequence ATGAAGAAAAATCCGGATATAACGTACTACGATAGCGATGAGGATTTTATTGACCTTAAAGATATCTTTTTCCAGTGTAAGCGCTATTGGCCCTGGTTTTTGACCAGTATTGTTCTCTGCCTATGTATTGGTTTTTTTTACCTGGGTATGGTTCCGATCACTTATAAGTCCATAGCAAAGATTAAAATTATGGACGATTCCAAAGAACTGGGGCTATCCGTGGATGCACTGTCCCTTTTGGGGAACAATCCCAAAATCAGCCTGGGCAACGAAATGGAAATTCTTAAATCATACAGATTGTTGTCCCAAATAGTAAAAGAATTGGACTTGGATGTTAGGTATTATAAAAAAACCAACCTTAGGTCTTCCGAGATTTGGCCGCCGCCATTTACTGTAACCAATTATGTTTCCGGGTTTGATGAGGAAAGGGAGAAGCAATACAGGATACGAATAGAGCCTTTTGGGTTCACCGTGATTGATGGAAAAGGTGATGTTTTCACTATTGATGGCCATTATTCCATGAAGTCCGTACCAGGTCTTCCTTTTGGGATTAAGCTGTTGGAAAAAGAACCGATCCAGAAGTATCAGGATATGGAATTTCATGTGGTACTAAAACCTGTTAAAGAAGCCGTAATAGAACTTTCCGGGGAATTGGAGGTAAGGACCACCGATACGCACAGTGAAATCTTGTATTTGGTCCTCGTAGGGGAAAGCATAAACCGAAGTGAGGCCATTTTAAACACTATAATCGAGAAGTTCAATCAAGATGGTGTTTTGGACAGACAATTGGTCTCAAAGCGTACCTTGGATTTTATGGATGAAAGACTTTTTTACCTGTCCAGGGAATTGGACTCCATTGAAATTCAAAAAAAGGAATTCAAGCAATCCAATGATCTCTCCCATATTACGGCGGACGCTGAATTGATATTACAAAAAATGAACGCCGCGGACAATGAAGTTTTTCGTACCCAGACCCAAATCTCGCTTTGTGGGCTCCTAAAAAAGACAATCAGCGATAAGGGCGTCCACAATTTATTGCCCGTCAATCTTGGTTTAGGGGATAGTTCCATTAATACCCTTATTTCCGAATACAATCGATTAGTACTAAAACGAGAAGAACTTATTGCCAGTGCTGGGGACAATAATCCATTGCTTGTCATACTATCTGAACAGTTGGGAAAGGTGAAGTTAAATATTGTGACTACCCTAAATACGTATCAGGGGCAATTGGAAGTGTCGCTAACAAAACTGAATCAGGAAAAGGACCATTCCAATTTGATGTTCTCGCAGATTCCAGAAAAGGAAAAAGTGTTGCGGGCCATAGAACGGCGACAGGATTTAAAGGAAAAACTGTTTTTGTTGCTTTTGCAAAAGCGCGAGGAGGCGGCCATCAATCTCGCAATAACCGAGCCCTCCATTAAAATAGTGGACTATGGTTTGACCAGTATAGAGCCCGTTTCGCCGAACAAAAAAATTGTGATGGCAATTTCAGCTTTTTGTGGGGCCATAATCCCATTGGCAATGGTGTTCATAAGAACGTTTTTGAATACCAAGATAAATGATAGATTGGATTTGGAGAAGATTGCCCCAGGGATACCGATCCTGGGAGAAGTCCCATACATTGAAGGGAAAAAGAAGTTCGGGGAATTCAATGACGGTTCCATGTTGGCGGAGTCTTTTATGATTTTAGCGGTCAATATCAACTATTTACTGCCCAAAAAAGATAACTCCGAAGGACAGGTCATCTATGTCACTTCCACTATTCAAGGAGAGGGGAAAACTACTACGGCTTTTAACCTTTCCTTGGCCTATGCCAAGATGAAAAAGAAAGTACTACTTATAGGATCTGATTTAAGAAACCCACAACTTCATACCTACTTTAACGTGGATAAGAGCATTACTGGGCTTGCCGATTACTTGCATAATCCAGAAATGGATTGGCAGGAGTGCGTTCATGAAATGTACGATGAAAATAAGGACCATAAGGTTTGTTTTGGGGGGATTATACTACCAAATGCTCCTGAAGTGTTGTCCAGAAATGCTTTCGCAAGATTTATTGCCGCTGTAAAAAACGAATTTGAATACATTATTGTGGACACAGCACCAACTATTTTGGTGACCGATACATTCTTGATTTCCAAATACGCAGATGTGACAATATACCTGACACGTGTGGGTTTTACCGATAAACGCTTGTTGGGATTCTCACAAGATTTGAATCGGAGCCAAAAACTGCCGAACATGACCTATCTGATCAATGATGTTATCGGAAATAAATCATATCGATACAATAATTACGGAT